In Hahella sp. HNIBRBA332, the genomic window GAAACCGGCAACTTGCGGCTCAGGTGCTCCATTACCGCATTGGCGATGCCCAGGTTGCCCTCGGAGTTTTCGAAGTCAATCGGGTTAACTTTGTGGGGCATGGTGGAAGAGCCGACTTCGCCAGCCACCGCTTTCTGCTTGAAGTAACCCAGAGAAATGTAGCCCCATACGTCGCGGTTCAGGTCGATCAGGATGGTATTGAACCGGCACACTGCGTCGAAGGCCTCGGCGATAAAATCGTGGGGTTCGATCTGGGTGGTGTACGGGTTCCATTCCAGCCCCAGCTCTTTGATCAGAGCTTGCGCGTGAGCTTCCCAGTCGACATCGGGATAGGCGCTCAAGTGGGCGTTGTAGTTGCCGACCGCGCCGTTGATTTTGCCCAGCATTTTGACTTGGCGAATCTGCGCCATTTGTCTTTTCAGACGAGCGACCACATTGGCAAGCTCTTTGCCGACTGTCGTGGGCGATGCTGTTTGGCCGTGCGTGCGGGACAGCATGGGCTGTGCGGCGAAGTTCAGGGCCAGTTCTTCCAGTCTGGCGACGACTTGCTGCATGACTGGCAGCACGACGTCTTGCACGCCGCGTTTCAGCATCAGGGAGTAAGACAGGTTGTTGATGTCTTCCGAGGTGCAGGCGAAGTGGACGAACTCATTGATATCCGTAAGGATTTTAGGCGCGCCTTCGCGTTTGAACTGTTCTTTGATGAAATACTCCACCGCTTTCACATCGTGATTGGTGGTGCGCTCGATTTCCTTGACCCGGGAGGCGTCTTCCAGCGACAGGTTTTCATAAATGGCGGTCAGGAAGGCTGCCGTGGCTGCGTCAAAAACGGGAACTTCTGGGATACCGGGATTGGCGGCCAGTTGCAACAGCCATTTGATTTCCACTTCAATCCGCGCTTTGATCAGACCAAACTCACTGAAGATCGGCCGCAAATCGGCGACCTTACCGGCGTAGCGGCCGTCGACGGGGGAGAGTGCTGTCAGCTCGTTAAGTATCATGTTTCTATCTCTTGCAGCGGTTGAACAAACGTTGAATTCTAACATTAAAGGGGCGTGCGATCAGCGCAACATACCATTGGCGATCTGCAGAATCTTTTTGCGCATGAAGAACAGTTTCCAGCGGCGTCCGCCAACCTGTCTCCATAATACGGCGGCGCGAATGCCGGCCAGCAGCAGGGCGCGAATCTTATCCGCGTTTTCATCCACTCTCAGGAATCTGGGGTCGCCAGTCACCTGTATGCGCTGAGGGAAAGTGCTGATGGTGTCGCTGTATAGCGAGGCGAAAGCGCTGATGATATTGGTGTGTGTGGGGTCGAAGTGCAAAGTCTGGGTGTTTATCTGCGCGATGCGTTGACTCATTACGTCCAGCATATCGCCGCGCTTGTTGACCTTACCTTCCAGATACAGGAGCGTCAGGGCGTAACGCACGACATCCACTTTTTTGCGGTCCTGCTTTCTTTCCAGTACGGCGATCAACTCTTTCAAGCCCAGTTGCACGCCATAAATATCGCCATACACATCCAGGGTTGAGGTCGCATCGACCTTGAGCAGGCTCTTCAGACTGCATTCATAGCTGGTTGGTGCGACAGTACCTTGCTTGGCCAACTGATCCACCAACGCGGCGGACTGAAAAACGCCCGCCAGCGCTATCACTTGATTCTCAAGGTTATAGGACAATGTCGACAGACTCCTATTTGAATACGGATTCGATAACGCCGCCACCCAGGCAACGCGCGCCATCATAAAATACGACTGACTGGCCGGGGGTGACCGCCCGCTGGGGCTTATCGAAAGTCACCCTTACGCCGCCGTCCCGCACATCCACCCGACACAACTGATCGGGTTGTCTATAACGGGTTTTGGCGTAGCAGGAAAAGGAGGATTTGGCGGGAAGGCCGTTAATCCAATCCAGCTTGCTGGCGGTGAGGCCGGCGCTGAACAGTCGAGGATGATCGCCGCCCTGGGCGACGACCAGTTCATTGTTGTCGAGATCTTTCTCCACTACGTACCAGGGCGCGTCGTTATAGCCTTTCAGGCCGCCAATGCCGAGGCCTTGGCGCTGACCGATAGTGTGGTACATCAAGCCTTGGTGACGGCCGATCTCTTCGCCTTTGTCCGTCACGATTTTACCCGGCTGGGCGGGCAGGTAGGTTTTCAGGAAGTCGGAAAACTTACGCTCGCCGATGAAGCAGATGCCGGTGCTGTCCTTTTTGTCGTGAGTGACCAAATCCTGCTCCCGGGCAATGCGACGGACTTCTTTCTTCAATAGACCACCAACCGGGAATAAGGTTCGCGCCAGCGCCTGACCGGGGACGGCGTGCAGGAAGTAGCTCTGCTCTTTGCTGGGATCCGCGCCTTTCATCAGATAAGTGTGCTCGCCAAAGCGGGAGAACTGGGCGTAATGACCGGTGGCGATCAGGTTGCCGCCAAGGGCCTGGGCATAATCCAGGAAAGCTTTGAATTTGATTTCCTTGTTGCACAGAATATCCGGATTGGGCGTGCGTCCTGCGCGATATTCATCCAGAAAATGTTCGAAAACGCGGTCCCAGTACTCAGCGGAAAAGCTTGCCGTGTGCAACTTGATGCCCAGCTTGTCGCAGACTTTTTGCGCGTCCTCCAGATCGGAAAGCGCGGTGCAGTATTCAGTGCCGTCATCCTCATCCCAGTTTTTCATGAACAGGCCTTCGACTTCATAGCCAAGGGCTTTCAGGAGATAGGCGGATACAGAAGAGTCGACTCCTCCGGAAATGCCAACGATGACGCGTTGTTTACGATGTGTGGACATGGCTTAAACTTTCAGGGCTTGGATTGGCTAAGGGGCGCCAAGGCTTCAGTGTGAAAAAACGCCCTATTATAGGCGTCCGCCGGCAAGATTTCTAAAGTTTCATTAACTGCCGCCTGATTTGGGGCGTGAGCCTTAGATTTTGTGATGGCGAATTGTGTCCAGGGGGAGGCGACGTCCTGCAAGATAATCTTCCAGACAAAGCCTGACCAGATCGCTGCGCAAAGGGATATCGCCATTGATGAGTTGCGCAGGTGACAGCCAGTGAGTGGCGGTGATGTCCGGGTCCAGTGAGCGTCCACTTTGACGTAAGGGGCGAGCGCTGAAGCAGTAGCGATGGTACACCGTCTCGGGATCGGGTGTATTCAGGACATATATCCCAACAAAATTTTCCAGTTCCACTTCCCAGCCGGTCTCTTCCAGCGTCTCACGTAG contains:
- the mnmA gene encoding tRNA 2-thiouridine(34) synthase MnmA, with amino-acid sequence MSTHRKQRVIVGISGGVDSSVSAYLLKALGYEVEGLFMKNWDEDDGTEYCTALSDLEDAQKVCDKLGIKLHTASFSAEYWDRVFEHFLDEYRAGRTPNPDILCNKEIKFKAFLDYAQALGGNLIATGHYAQFSRFGEHTYLMKGADPSKEQSYFLHAVPGQALARTLFPVGGLLKKEVRRIAREQDLVTHDKKDSTGICFIGERKFSDFLKTYLPAQPGKIVTDKGEEIGRHQGLMYHTIGQRQGLGIGGLKGYNDAPWYVVEKDLDNNELVVAQGGDHPRLFSAGLTASKLDWINGLPAKSSFSCYAKTRYRQPDQLCRVDVRDGGVRVTFDKPQRAVTPGQSVVFYDGARCLGGGVIESVFK
- the hflD gene encoding high frequency lysogenization protein HflD, which gives rise to MSYNLENQVIALAGVFQSAALVDQLAKQGTVAPTSYECSLKSLLKVDATSTLDVYGDIYGVQLGLKELIAVLERKQDRKKVDVVRYALTLLYLEGKVNKRGDMLDVMSQRIAQINTQTLHFDPTHTNIISAFASLYSDTISTFPQRIQVTGDPRFLRVDENADKIRALLLAGIRAAVLWRQVGGRRWKLFFMRKKILQIANGMLR
- a CDS encoding NUDIX hydrolase, whose translation is MVWRPRAVVAAVIPQDDKFLFVEEEIDGRAVLNQPAGHIERGESIFDAVLRETLEETGWEVELENFVGIYVLNTPDPETVYHRYCFSARPLRQSGRSLDPDITATHWLSPAQLINGDIPLRSDLVRLCLEDYLAGRRLPLDTIRHHKI
- the purB gene encoding adenylosuccinate lyase, translating into MILNELTALSPVDGRYAGKVADLRPIFSEFGLIKARIEVEIKWLLQLAANPGIPEVPVFDAATAAFLTAIYENLSLEDASRVKEIERTTNHDVKAVEYFIKEQFKREGAPKILTDINEFVHFACTSEDINNLSYSLMLKRGVQDVVLPVMQQVVARLEELALNFAAQPMLSRTHGQTASPTTVGKELANVVARLKRQMAQIRQVKMLGKINGAVGNYNAHLSAYPDVDWEAHAQALIKELGLEWNPYTTQIEPHDFIAEAFDAVCRFNTILIDLNRDVWGYISLGYFKQKAVAGEVGSSTMPHKVNPIDFENSEGNLGIANAVMEHLSRKLPVSRWQRDLTDSTVLRNLGVGLAQSLIAYHSTLKGLGKLELNPMRLDEDLNHSWEVLAEPIQTVMRRYRIEGAYEKLKELTRGKAITQKAMKPFIESLEIPEEAKQRLLEMTPATYIGNAAEQAARIKDYSGE